The Gemmatimonas aurantiaca genomic sequence GTGCGGCGCTTCCATTTCGGCGCGCGCATAACTGCCCACACTGCCGGCCCGCTCCTGCTGATCCAGTCGCACCGCTCCCCGCTCCACACGCGCGGGGCATCGCGCGGAGAGCGGTGCGGTGGGCGCGAGATCGACACAGTTCTCGTAGTTGTAACGATCGTCCACCTGTCGCTGGGCGTCGATCCCCACGCCCATGCGCAGCGGCCACGGCGTGGCCTCCGTGCGCCAGTTGCCGTGCAGACTGCCACCCAGCACGGCGCGATCCACCGCCACGATGGCAAACGGCAGCGGATTGTCGAGCGTGCGGGTGCCAGCGAAGAGTGCACCACGCACGCCGCCGTTCCGACCGTCATCACCGAAGGGCCGATCGGCGATGAATGCCACCTGTGTCTGCCGGGCGGCCTTGCGGGACTGCTTCGTGATGTTGAGCGAATCGGGAAGCCGCGGATCGTGTGCAAGCTCCGCCGCGGTCAGGGCGCCGGTGTTTTCGGCCCGCGGCGCCTCGTAGCGGGTGCCCTGCACTTCGAGCGTGGTCCCTTTGACGGTGGCCAGTCCACGTACGAACGCACTGGTGGCATCGAGACGTGACCAGGCTCGTGGTCCATTGCCGGACGTGCGGGTGAACGCCCCGAGCCACTGGGGGTCGCGCCAGGCGCCCTCGTGATCGTCCACGCGTCCCGACAGCGTCACATTCGCGCGCCGCAGTCCGCCGCCATCCCAGAAACGGGCGTCCATGCCGAATGGCGCACGCGCCGGCGCGCGCGAGCGCATGTCGATGACACCACCGGCCGCATTGCCATAGAGCGCCGCGGCGGTTCCGCGCACGATGTCCACCCGATCGATGGTCTCGAGGTCGAGCCAGTCCACCGGCGTCTGTCCATCGGGCAACGACAGTGGCACGCCATCCCGCAGCACCCGCACGCCACGCACCCCGAAGGCCGAGCGCGCGCCGAATCCGCGGACGGCAATGCGGGGATCCTGGGAGGGATTGGCACGGTCCTGCACCTGCACGCCCGGTACCCCCAGCAGCAGATCACCCACGCCCGTGCGACGCTGTGCCGGACGCGCACTCAGCGGTGCCGACGTCAGCGCAAAAGGCAGTTCGAACGGCGAACGCGCATCGTCCCGGGTCACCGACACCCGCACCGACTGCAGACTCTGCACCCGCGCGGAATCCTCGCGTACGACGGTATCGCGCTGCTGGGCGAACAGATCCCGCGGCAGGCCGGCCAGCAGGACGCCAGCCAACGCCAAGGACCAGGCGGCCGCGACACACCGGGATCGACGCATGGACCGATGCATGGACCGATGCATGGATCGACGCGGCGCGCGAGTGATCGAAGGGGAGGAAATGGAGGGCACGCTGCGATCTACCGCACCGTACCACGATGCGGAACCCTGCTCCCGCCGGTGAGGCGTTACCGTCGCCTACGGTCCACGATCGACGCAGGCCGCCCGGCGATCGCTGGCGCTGTCGTCGAACAGCTCGCCCGTGCGCGAGCAGATCACCCCGGTGCTGCTGTCCCGCACCGAGAGAAACCAGTGATAGGATGTCGCATTCGAGGCGACCACCACCTGACGCGGTCCGAGCTTCATGCCACGATCTTCCAGCTCATTCCAGGTGGCATAGCGCTGATTGAGCGTGCGGAACGTGGACTGCTGCTGGTGTACGGTCGCGAGCGTCGCCGTGATGGCCGACTTGCTGCGCTCCACCGTCATGCCACCACGCACACGCACGGAACCGATGCCCAGGGTCAGCAACACGAAGGCCACGATGAGACTGGTGACCAGAATGTTGTCCTGCCGTTCGCGGGCGGCGCCGGCAACACCAGGACGGGCATTGGCAGCCCGGGCATCACGCGCGCCACGCGATGTCGGACGTGGAGGTGCGCTTGCCGTTGCCGCAGTGGTTGCCGCGGACGTTGCCGCACCGCCCGCGCTCCGGAACGACGCGGAAGGCATGCTGAATGCGCTTGCGCCCGGAATGAGCGGACTGGGGCGCGCCGCCGCCGCACGCGCGGACGTCGTCATGTTCGCCGTCGCCAATGACCGACCGGCGCCCGTCTTCGGGGCTGGCTCGGAGCGCGAAGCCTCGCGCGGGTCGGGTGTCGCTCCCAATGGGCGCTGCGCCGCGACGAATTTCGTCGCGGCCAGCGTGGAGGGGCGACGCTTGGGCGTGGAAGACATGCGTACATGCTAGGAGCATCGGCAGGCAATGGGCATAGCCAGCATGGCACGCCTGTCACCCAGCGGGAAAAGGTGCGAACTTTCTCCGGATGAGCCGTTCGACACCTCTC encodes the following:
- a CDS encoding TonB-dependent receptor, which gives rise to MRRSRCVAAAWSLALAGVLLAGLPRDLFAQQRDTVVREDSARVQSLQSVRVSVTRDDARSPFELPFALTSAPLSARPAQRRTGVGDLLLGVPGVQVQDRANPSQDPRIAVRGFGARSAFGVRGVRVLRDGVPLSLPDGQTPVDWLDLETIDRVDIVRGTAAALYGNAAGGVIDMRSRAPARAPFGMDARFWDGGGLRRANVTLSGRVDDHEGAWRDPQWLGAFTRTSGNGPRAWSRLDATSAFVRGLATVKGTTLEVQGTRYEAPRAENTGALTAAELAHDPRLPDSLNITKQSRKAARQTQVAFIADRPFGDDGRNGGVRGALFAGTRTLDNPLPFAIVAVDRAVLGGSLHGNWRTEATPWPLRMGVGIDAQRQVDDRYNYENCVDLAPTAPLSARCPARVERGAVRLDQQERAGSVGSYARAEMEAPHGLFVSAALRADVVRFRVHDRFITATNADDSGERTLRAASPMVGLTWRARPLWSLYANLSSAFETPTVTELTNQEDGAAGLNVTLDPQRTRTVELGTQGVFAGRVRLEAAVFQATVRDELVPFDVPNQVGRRAYRNAGRTSRRGAETSVRFAGSRFDVGGAYTWSRFRFDRYDVGTVSYAGKPIPGVPEHYWQSFATARMAGLWSVIELTAASRASATDAATVYASGYAVWNLRAGYDVPTSARGGLTRLRLSPTLGVDNLFDRHYAGSLVVNATRNRYFEPGLPRRVTVTMQVRWE